A stretch of DNA from Ferviditalea candida:
TATCCGTGAAAAATCGTCTCGACTCGACTACAAGCCCGGCTTGTTTCGATTACAAGCTCAGCTTGTTGATCCGCTCGAGCGCTCTTTGCGTGTTTTCGCGGCTGCCGAAAGCGGTCAGGCGGAAATATCCTTCTCCGTTGCGCCCGAAGCCCACTCCGGGAGTTCCGACTATGTTCGCTTCCGTCAGCAGCTTGTCGAAAAATTCCCAGGAGCTCAAGCCGTTCGGGGTTTTCAGCCAGATATACGGAGCGTTTACGCCGCCGAACACCTCGAGCCCCAACGAGGCGAGCCCATCACGAATCATTTTGGCATTGGTCATGTAGTAATCGACCAGCTGCTTAATTTGCTGACGCCCCTCTTCTGTATAGACTGCCGCAGCGCCCACTTGGGTAATGTAGGACACGCCGTTGAATTTCGTCGTTTGCCTGCGGTTCCACAAATCGTTCAAAGCCACGGCGTTGCCCGATTCATCATAAGCCTTCAATTCTCTCGGCACGACGGTGTAGGCGCAGCGTACGCCGGTGAAGCCGGCGGTTTTAGAGAAGCTCCGGAATTCGATGGCGACTTCCTTCGCGCCCTCAACCTCATAAATGCTGTGCGGCACATCCTCTTCCTGGATGTAGGCTTCATACGCGGAATCGTAAAGAATCACGCACTTATTGTCACGGGCGTAATCGACCCATTTTTTCAGTTCTTCCTTGGACAAGGTCATGCCCGTAGGATTGTTCGGATAGCATAGATAGATCAGATCGACCTTTTGCGTCGGAAGCGAAGGGATAAATTGGTTTTCGGCATGGGTCGGAATGTAGACAATACCGTCATACCGCTTCGTTTCCGGATTGAAGTGTCCTGCTCGGCCGGCCATGACGTTGCTGTCCACATAAACGGGATATACCGGATCCATAACGGCCACGATGCTGTCCTGGCTGAAAATTTCCTGGATGTTGCCGACATCGCACTTTGACCCGTCGCTGACGAACACTTCATTTTTTTCCAAGGAAATGCCGCGGGCCTTATAATCATGCTCGATGATGGTTTCGATCAAGAAATCGTAGCCTTGCTCCGGACCATATCCTCTGAACGTTTTTTCATTCGACATTTCGTCCACGCCGGCATGCAGCGAGGATACGACCGCAGGCGTCAGCGGACGCGTAACGTCGCCGATTCCCAAGCTGATGATGTCGGCCCCGGGGTTTTCACTCATAAATTTTGTTCTTCTTTTGGCAATCTCCGCGAAAAGATAGCTTCCCTGAAGCTCCAGGTAGTTTCCATTGATTTTGGCCATGACCCAATTCCTCCTTGTTTCGATAAAAAGGTTTATGATAGTTGTCTTTGACCTATAAACTTCTCAACATATCCAACAGATGCCGCATGTCTTCGGGCAGAGGCGCCTCAAATTGCAAAAACTCGCCCGTTCTCGGATGCTCAAATCCCAGTATGGATGCATGCAGGGCTTGTCCGGTCATTTCCGGCACTTTGCTGAGTCCGCGGCTTCTTCCGTATTGCGGATCTCCGACCAAAGGATGTCCGATAAACTGCATATGTACGCGAATCTGATGCGTCCGGCCCGTCTCCAGCTTCAGCTCCAGATAGGAATAGTCGGCATACCGCCCGATGACGGCAAAATGGGTAACCGACCGTTTGCCGTTTTTGGCGGTCACAGTAAACAGCTTGCGATTGCGCGGATCACGCCCGATCGGCGCGTCCACCGTCCCGTTGTCGTGGGACATGCTGCCGTGCACAATCGCCAAATATTTTCGGGTGACGGAGTGCTCCTTCAGTTGACGGGCTAACGAAATATGAGCCAGATCGTTCTTGGCCGCCATGATCAGGCCGGAGGTATCCTTGTCGATCCGGTGTACGATGCCGGGACGCAGCTGCCCGTTGATGCCCGACAAATCCTTGCAATGATGCATCAGCGCATTGACCAGAGTACCGCTGTAATGTCCGGGAGCCGGATGCACCACCATGCCTCTCGGCTTATTGACCACGATCACATCGCGATCCTCGTAGGCTACGTCCAAAGGAATCGCCTCGGGCTGAATCTCCGCTTCGCCCGGTTGAGGAATCCGCAGCTCGACGCGGTCTTCCTCCGACAGCCGATAGTTCGCTTTGACCACCCGTCCGTTTACCGTGACATGTCCGTCCTTGATCCACTGTTGGATTTGCGAGCGCGAAATATCGTCCTCCAGGGATTCAGTGATGTATTTATCGATTCGCTCACCGGCATCGGCAGGCTCCACATGCCAATCCACCCGGTCTTCTTCCGCCGTTAAAAACTCCTCATCTGGCCTCATCGTGAATAAGATTCTCCTTTTCCTTCCTCCAGGACAGCAGGGAATCGACGAAAATCAAAATCACCCCGATGACGATCGACGAATCGGCCACATTAAATATCGGGTAAACATAGTCGATTGTTCTGCCGAATATTGTGAACTGAAAGTGAAACTGCAAAAAATCCACAACCTCGCCGGTAGAAGCCCTGTCGATGAAATTTCCGACTGCCCCGCCAAGAATCAGACTCAATGCCGTGCTTAGAAGCTTCTTGTCGTTTTGCCGCATCCATTTATTCAAATACCAAATAATGACCGCGACAATAATCACCGTAATGATGAGGAAAAACCACTGCTTGTTTTGCAAAATGCCGAATGCGGCTCCCCGGTTGCGATGCGAGGTGATCATAAAAAAGTTCCCTATCACCGGAATCGATTCATAAAGATCCATCTTATGGACAATCAGCCACTTGGAGATGCGGTCCAGAACAATTACGGCCAAAGCTATCAGATAATAAATCACAATTACGCCCCTCCACTCATTTGCCGTGCCTAATGAACGAATGAATAAAATGAATCCAATGAATCGCAAGTCGATGAATCCCAAGTCATTGTAGCACAGGGTCCTCCTGTTCGTCCAATGGGACGTCTACAAGGAATTACCTCGTTAAAATGCAGGCAATCGGCGAAACCTAGTATCAAATTCATTTACCTCAGGAGGCATCTATCATGAAGCTCAGCGGCAAACAGCTGAAACGCCTGAAGCAGCGCCTGCTTGAAGAGAAACGGGAAGCGGAAAAGCTCATTGACCGCAGCGAAAATTTCGGCCTTTCCCAATCGTTTCGGGATTCGCTCGGAGATTTGTCGGTCAACGATAATCATCCCGGCGACCAAGGCACTGAAATGTTCGAGCGGGGCAAGGATATCGCCCTGAATGAGCTTGCGGAACAGCATCTGGAGAATATCGAACTGGCCTTGGAGAACATCGAAACCGAGAATTACGGAATTTGTCTTGCCTGCGGCCAACCCATCCCTTATTCCAGGCTGGAAGCCATTCCAACCACCCGATATTGCGTAGAGCATGTGCCCAAGCAATTCATTTCCCAACGCCGGCCTCTTGAAGAACGCTTCCTTAGACCACCCTTTGGTCGCACCAGCGTCGATGAGCATGACAGTGAAACGTTCGACGGGGAAGATGCCTGGCAAACCGTTGAGAGCTGGGGAAACTCCGATTCACCGGCGATGGCCGAAGACCCCGAAGCCCTGCATTACAACAATTTGTATATCGAGTCCGACGAGAATGTCGGCTATGTCGAAGCCTTGGAAAGCTTTCTCGCAACCGATTTGTACGGACAGCAGGTAATGGTTGTCCGCAACAACGAGTACAAAAAATATATGGATCAAAACGAAGGCGACCACGGATTGGAAAACATCGATTTGGAGGAGCAAGACGAACCCGCGCGGGACGAATTCGGTTAATAGGCTCTTCTGCCTTCCAATTGAGCCTGAACGATCTTGATCAGCTCGGCGATGAAATCGCCGATAATCGGCAAATTCAAGGCGCCGAGCAACTGCAGCACATACAGAATACCGGCGGCGAAAACAGTGACCCCTATGGCAATTCCGACGCCCCTGGATATGCCCGCAATCAAGTTGGTCCAGATCAGCTTGCGCGGGCTGTTCAGCAGTTGGACATAATCGGCAATTTGGACCTTTTCCATATCAGCCGCCAGTTTTGCCAATTTATCGCGAATCTCGGGCAAAAGCTTCCGTTCGTCGTCCTGTCGACCGCCGATAGCGGACATGGGGGTTCCTCCCTTGTTCACAGTTAGGACCTCAATTCAGCTTCAGCTTTAATCTATTATTCCCATTCCCCGCGTCTTATTGCGAATGCGAAAAATGCTCCTTGATAATCGACGCGCAGCGAGGGCATAAGCTCGGATGCTCGGCATCGGTTCCCACCTCGGGAGTAACGACCCAGCAGCGCTCGCATTTATCCCCTTCTGCCACAAGCACTTTCACGGCGACGCCATTCAGCTTCATGGCATCCTCGGGTGGCTGCTCATCCGCATGATGCAGCTCAACCGCAGAAACGATGAACAATTGATCCAAACGGTCAAAACCGGAAAGCAGGCTTAGCGTTTGTTCATCAGCATAGATGTGTACGGCTGCTCCCAGGGAATTGCCGATGATCTTGTCTTTTCTGGCAACTTCCAGCGCCTTATAGACTTCTTCCCTGACCTCCATGAAACGATTCCATTTGTTTTCCAAACCGGCTTCGTAAATGGACGAATCCGGCAGCGGCAGCTCACTCAGCTGCACGCTCGGAAAATCGGCGCCGGGAACATATTTCCATACTTCATCGGCCGTATGGGGCAGCAGCGGAGCAATCAGTTTAGTTATTGCCGTAAGCGCATCATATAATACGGTTTGGCAGGCCTTCCTTTGAGGATCGTCGGCCGCGCTGACGTAAAGCCGGTCCTTGACGATGTCCAGGTAGAACGCGCTCATCTCGACCGCGCAGAAATGATGGACCGTCTGGTAAACAATATGAAATTCATAATGATCATACGCATCGAGCGTGCGCTCCAGCATACGGTTCATGCGGATTACGGCGTATCGGTCCAATTCGTTCATTTGTTCCACTGGAACTCGATCTTTGGACGGATCGAATCCGCTGAGATTGCCCAAAAGAAAACGCAGTGTGTTGCGGATTTTTCGATAAACCTCGGAAATTTGCGACAGAATGGCATCCGAGATGCGCACATCGGACTGGTAATCCACCGAGGCCACCCAAAGGCGGAGGATATCGGCGCCCAAAGTATTGCAAACCTTCAACGGATCAATCGTATTTCCGAGAGACTTGGACATTTTTCTGCCTTCTCCGTCGAGCGTAAATCCGTGGCTCAAAATGCCCTTGTAGGGCGCCGAACCCAAGACGGCTACCGCAGTGATCAAGGAGGAATTGAACCAGCCGCGATACTGGTCCGAGCCTTCCAGATACAGATCGGCCGGCCATTGAAGCTCGGGACGTGCGGCGAGTACGGCCATATGGCTTGATCCTGAATCAAACCAGACATCCATGATGTCGGTTTCCTTACGGAAATCCCCGCCCCCGCATTTGGAGCAAACCGTGCCGGACGGAAGCAGCTCGCTTTCGTCTTTAACGAACCATGCGCCGGAGCCTTCGCGCTCGAAAATCGCCGCTACTTGATCGATCGTCGCGTCGTTGACCAGCGGTTCGCCGCAGCTTCGGCAGTAAAAGATCGGGATGGGAACCCCCCATGTTCTCTGGCGGGAAATGCACCAGTCTCCCCGTTCCGCGATCATGTTGTGCAGCCGGATTTCACCCCAGGACGGAGTCCATTGAATCCTTTTGATTTCGTCCAGCATTTGCTGGCGGAATTTGTCCACCGATGCGAACCACTGCTCGGTCGCCCGGTAGATGACCGGCTTTTTCGTTCTCCAATCATGCGCATATTGGTGCTGAATAAATCCCAAGTGGAGCAAATGCCCGGATTCCTTGAGCATCTCGGCAATCATTTTGTTCGCCTGATCGTAGAAGATTCCCTCGAACCCGGGAGCCTCACTGGTGAATTTCCCCTGATCATCCACCGGACAAAGCACACCCAGCTGATATCGCTGACCGATGATAAAATCCTCCTCTCCGTGACCCGGAGCCGTGTGAACGCATCCCGTTCCGGCTTCCAAGGTAACATGCTCGCCGACCATGACCAGCGAATCGCGGTCATAAAACGGATGCCGGCAGACCACATATTCCAGATCGGATCCTTTCATCCTTGACAGGATTTGGACCGAGTCCCATTCCAGCTCTTTTTGCACGGAATCCAACAATTCAGCGGCCACCACGTATTTCCTGCCGTTCACCTCAACCAACGTGTATTCAAAATCCGGATGCAGCGAGATGCCGAGGTTCGCCGGGAGCGTCCAAGGCGTAGTCGTCCAGATGACAATAAAGGAGCCTACGGGAAGCTTTCCTTTGCCGTCTTTGACTTCAAAAGCCACATAAATGGACGGCGAGGTCTTCTCTCTGTATTCGATTTCCGCTTCGGCCAGCGCGCTCTCCGAAGAGGGCGACCAATAAACCGGCTTCAGCCCTTTGTAAATGTAGCCTTTCTTGACCATGTCGCCGAACAGACGGATTTGCTGCGCTTCATATTGCGGCTCCAGCGTCACATAGGGATTGTTCCAATCTCCCCGAACGCCCAGGCGTTTGAAGCCCGACTTCTGCCGTTCGATCCACTGCAGGGCATATGCCTTGCACGCATCCCGGAAATCCTGGATCGACATCTTTTTGCGGTCGGCCTTCCCGCTGTTGGAGATGGCCTGTTCGATCGGCAGACCGTGCGTGTCCCACCCCGGAACATAGGGCGAGTCATAGCCCCGCAGCGATTTGTAACGGACGATGATATCCTTGATCACTTTGTTGAGCGCATGCCCGATATGGATGTCTCCATTGGCATAAGGCGGTCCGTCGTGCAGGATAAATTTCGGCTTGCCCTGCCGGCTGGCCTGCACTTTACTGTAAATATCAACCTCGTCCCACCACTTCTGCATTTCCGGTTCGGCGTTGGGAAGATTGCCGCGCATCGGAAAATCGGTTTGCAGCAGGTTTAATGTTTTTCCGTAATCCATTCCTGTTTTTCTCCTTTTATTTGTAATCTGACGGAACCCATATTTCAGGAGATGGGTATGGCCTGCGGCTGACATGGTGTTTTTTGAACAAGTAACTTTAAGGTGACAACTCCATGTCAAAGGCAGCACGTAAACTCTCCGGCTCATACCCATGCTCCCTCACTCAACTTCGGTTCAACCTCCCACTTCAATTCAACAACAATTAAAAAAACAAAAAAGCTTCCCATCCCAAGGGACGAGAAGCTGGACTCGCGGTACCACCCTCGTAACCGGTGCCCCGTCCATACGGAACAGGAATCTGAATACCGGTCACTTAATGATCGATAACGGAATCACCCGTTGCTCCTTACTTGATTTCAGAAGAACACTCTTGGGGGATATTCAACCGCCGCTGGGTTATTAGGCTCGCACCAACCCTAATTCGCTGAAACCGGCCTTGCGGTTTACTTGGCCCAATCATCGTTTTGCACAAAATATATTATGACAGGAGTATACCTAAAACTTGGCTGCACGTCAATAAGACGAAAAACCATGATTAAGGATGCGTAACGAAAGTCTAATCAGGTACGGTAATATTCTCCAATGATTCCCAGCCTTCGTCCTTCAGCATTTCCAACTGAGCCTCCAGCAAAGCGCGAAACCGCGTCCTGTAAATGGACGCCTGTTTTTTCAACTCTTCCATCTCCAAGGCGATTTTACGCGATTTGGAGAGCGATTCATTAATGATGCGGTCCGCATTCTTCTCCGCTTCCTTGACAATCAGCTGCGCTTCCTTTTTCGCGTTGTTCTTCACCTCGTCGGCCGCTTCCTGAGCGACGATGATCGTTTTGCTCAATGTTTCCTCCATGATGCTGAAATGCTCGATTTTCTCCTTGAGGATCGACATTTCGTTCTGCATTTCCTTATTTTCCCGAATCAGCGCTTCATAATCTTTAATGATCTGATCGAGAAACTCATTGACTTCATCTTCGTCATAGCCGCGCATTCTTCTTCCGAATTCTTTATTATGTATGTCCAATGGCGTTAACGGCATTGGCCCACCTCCCACAAAAAAAAATATAAAAATATTTTTTATTAAATTTTCGACAGTAAACGTGTAATTCCTGCAAGCTTCAAACGTTCTTAAATATATTTTCCAACTTTGATGCGGATTCTTCCGCTTCGGGAGAGCCCTTCCACTTCAATTAATTTGCATCTGCCGAATCCTTGCAGGGAGATCACGTCCCCCTCCCTCAGTTGGGCCGAGGGATCCTCTTCCACCTTCCAATTCACCCGGCACTTGCCTGCTTTGATGGGGATTTGCGCCTTGGCCCGGCTCAACCGGTACACATCGGAAACAATCCCGTCCAGACGCATCGACGCCACCGTCAGTCCGAATTGTTCCAATTCGGGCTGCTTGATCTGCAGGCGATCGGTCGGCAGCAGCTCTGTTGTGACCTGCACCCGATGGACCTGATTCATCTGCATATGCAGGAATTCGGCGATCTCCCCCGCGGCCAAGCAGTGGCAGAACTCCGGATGGACATGAATGTCTCCGATTTTGTCACGCTTTACGCCCAGACCCAACAGCGCCCCCAAAAAATCGCCATGCTGCAGCTGGGCAATGCGAGTATCCTCCGAACGGATCGACAGCAGACGAATATCCGCCTCCAGCTCTTCCAACGCCAAATAAGAAGGGGCGATGACGGCCCTTTGCCGCTCCGCACCCTCATAACCTCCATCAAAACGGACCTGCGCGCCGCTTTCTCTCCGGACCAGCGAATCAACGATAACGGCCTGCCTCGGATCAAGAAAATCGGTAATCCTCAGCTTATGGGCATAGGCCGCGTGTTCGATCCATTCCAACGCCTTATCGACAAACGGTCTCTCATCCGGATGAAAATGCGAGTGTATGTTTGAGGACATCATCTCCCACCATTCATCCCACTAAATAATTGAGGACGGTGATCAATCCGATCGCCACAAACCGCAGCGCGAACAAAGCGATAACCGGAGAAATGTCGATCATCCCTCCGATCGGCGGAATGATCTTGCGAAATGGGGTCAAATAAGGCTCTACCAATTTCCCGAGCATTTCCCCGATGAAGCTGGACCTCGCATTGGGAACCCAAGACAGCAGAACGTAGACAATGATCATATAAAAATAAATTTGCTCAATGGTCAAGATATAGTTTGATATCGCTAACAAGACGATGCTCACCTCATTTTGTTGTAGTCGCCGTCACCTTCCAGAGTTTCCGTTATCGTCCCTTGAATTTCCACCGATTCAGGGGTGCATAGAAAAATGTTGGG
This window harbors:
- a CDS encoding YlmH family RNA-binding protein; this encodes MSSNIHSHFHPDERPFVDKALEWIEHAAYAHKLRITDFLDPRQAVIVDSLVRRESGAQVRFDGGYEGAERQRAVIAPSYLALEELEADIRLLSIRSEDTRIAQLQHGDFLGALLGLGVKRDKIGDIHVHPEFCHCLAAGEIAEFLHMQMNQVHRVQVTTELLPTDRLQIKQPELEQFGLTVASMRLDGIVSDVYRLSRAKAQIPIKAGKCRVNWKVEEDPSAQLREGDVISLQGFGRCKLIEVEGLSRSGRIRIKVGKYI
- a CDS encoding LL-diaminopimelate aminotransferase; translation: MAKINGNYLELQGSYLFAEIAKRRTKFMSENPGADIISLGIGDVTRPLTPAVVSSLHAGVDEMSNEKTFRGYGPEQGYDFLIETIIEHDYKARGISLEKNEVFVSDGSKCDVGNIQEIFSQDSIVAVMDPVYPVYVDSNVMAGRAGHFNPETKRYDGIVYIPTHAENQFIPSLPTQKVDLIYLCYPNNPTGMTLSKEELKKWVDYARDNKCVILYDSAYEAYIQEEDVPHSIYEVEGAKEVAIEFRSFSKTAGFTGVRCAYTVVPRELKAYDESGNAVALNDLWNRRQTTKFNGVSYITQVGAAAVYTEEGRQQIKQLVDYYMTNAKMIRDGLASLGLEVFGGVNAPYIWLKTPNGLSSWEFFDKLLTEANIVGTPGVGFGRNGEGYFRLTAFGSRENTQRALERINKLSL
- the lspA gene encoding signal peptidase II, whose translation is MIYYLIALAVIVLDRISKWLIVHKMDLYESIPVIGNFFMITSHRNRGAAFGILQNKQWFFLIITVIIVAVIIWYLNKWMRQNDKKLLSTALSLILGGAVGNFIDRASTGEVVDFLQFHFQFTIFGRTIDYVYPIFNVADSSIVIGVILIFVDSLLSWRKEKENLIHDEAR
- a CDS encoding YggT family protein, with product MLAISNYILTIEQIYFYMIIVYVLLSWVPNARSSFIGEMLGKLVEPYLTPFRKIIPPIGGMIDISPVIALFALRFVAIGLITVLNYLVG
- a CDS encoding DUF5665 domain-containing protein, producing MSAIGGRQDDERKLLPEIRDKLAKLAADMEKVQIADYVQLLNSPRKLIWTNLIAGISRGVGIAIGVTVFAAGILYVLQLLGALNLPIIGDFIAELIKIVQAQLEGRRAY
- the ileS gene encoding isoleucine--tRNA ligase; the protein is MDYGKTLNLLQTDFPMRGNLPNAEPEMQKWWDEVDIYSKVQASRQGKPKFILHDGPPYANGDIHIGHALNKVIKDIIVRYKSLRGYDSPYVPGWDTHGLPIEQAISNSGKADRKKMSIQDFRDACKAYALQWIERQKSGFKRLGVRGDWNNPYVTLEPQYEAQQIRLFGDMVKKGYIYKGLKPVYWSPSSESALAEAEIEYREKTSPSIYVAFEVKDGKGKLPVGSFIVIWTTTPWTLPANLGISLHPDFEYTLVEVNGRKYVVAAELLDSVQKELEWDSVQILSRMKGSDLEYVVCRHPFYDRDSLVMVGEHVTLEAGTGCVHTAPGHGEEDFIIGQRYQLGVLCPVDDQGKFTSEAPGFEGIFYDQANKMIAEMLKESGHLLHLGFIQHQYAHDWRTKKPVIYRATEQWFASVDKFRQQMLDEIKRIQWTPSWGEIRLHNMIAERGDWCISRQRTWGVPIPIFYCRSCGEPLVNDATIDQVAAIFEREGSGAWFVKDESELLPSGTVCSKCGGGDFRKETDIMDVWFDSGSSHMAVLAARPELQWPADLYLEGSDQYRGWFNSSLITAVAVLGSAPYKGILSHGFTLDGEGRKMSKSLGNTIDPLKVCNTLGADILRLWVASVDYQSDVRISDAILSQISEVYRKIRNTLRFLLGNLSGFDPSKDRVPVEQMNELDRYAVIRMNRMLERTLDAYDHYEFHIVYQTVHHFCAVEMSAFYLDIVKDRLYVSAADDPQRKACQTVLYDALTAITKLIAPLLPHTADEVWKYVPGADFPSVQLSELPLPDSSIYEAGLENKWNRFMEVREEVYKALEVARKDKIIGNSLGAAVHIYADEQTLSLLSGFDRLDQLFIVSAVELHHADEQPPEDAMKLNGVAVKVLVAEGDKCERCWVVTPEVGTDAEHPSLCPRCASIIKEHFSHSQ
- a CDS encoding DivIVA domain-containing protein — its product is MPLTPLDIHNKEFGRRMRGYDEDEVNEFLDQIIKDYEALIRENKEMQNEMSILKEKIEHFSIMEETLSKTIIVAQEAADEVKNNAKKEAQLIVKEAEKNADRIINESLSKSRKIALEMEELKKQASIYRTRFRALLEAQLEMLKDEGWESLENITVPD
- a CDS encoding TraR/DksA C4-type zinc finger protein codes for the protein MKLSGKQLKRLKQRLLEEKREAEKLIDRSENFGLSQSFRDSLGDLSVNDNHPGDQGTEMFERGKDIALNELAEQHLENIELALENIETENYGICLACGQPIPYSRLEAIPTTRYCVEHVPKQFISQRRPLEERFLRPPFGRTSVDEHDSETFDGEDAWQTVESWGNSDSPAMAEDPEALHYNNLYIESDENVGYVEALESFLATDLYGQQVMVVRNNEYKKYMDQNEGDHGLENIDLEEQDEPARDEFG
- a CDS encoding RluA family pseudouridine synthase, with the protein product MRPDEEFLTAEEDRVDWHVEPADAGERIDKYITESLEDDISRSQIQQWIKDGHVTVNGRVVKANYRLSEEDRVELRIPQPGEAEIQPEAIPLDVAYEDRDVIVVNKPRGMVVHPAPGHYSGTLVNALMHHCKDLSGINGQLRPGIVHRIDKDTSGLIMAAKNDLAHISLARQLKEHSVTRKYLAIVHGSMSHDNGTVDAPIGRDPRNRKLFTVTAKNGKRSVTHFAVIGRYADYSYLELKLETGRTHQIRVHMQFIGHPLVGDPQYGRSRGLSKVPEMTGQALHASILGFEHPRTGEFLQFEAPLPEDMRHLLDMLRSL